The DNA segment TGCTAGCTCTTTGACAAAATTGGACATACATAGGAAGTGATTATCGTCAAACAAGAGCCGTGGATTCCATCACGAAAGGCACAACaagtaatgataagatatcaaagtgGATTCGAGAACAATTCATTATTTATTGAAAGCAACACCGAATGACAAGGATAACAACGATGATGGCAAGAACCATAATAGTCATCGTTGCTTATTTATTACATCATTCCATAGATAGGAACAGGAGCCAGTGCCTGTGCAAACACTTAGTTAGGCAATGAGCAGTGAATCCCAATAGCGTCAATGGCTGTACCAGCTCGCCCAAAGAAGCCCAGAATCCTACTCCCCTCTTCTAAAGTAAGGGCGAAAGAAGTGCCAGTCTTGTTACCGACACTTATGGATGCACCCTTGTTAGTATCAAGAGTAAGCAACATCACAATTGCATGTCGCTGATAATTGGATAATGCATGAAAATATCCGGAGATAGAAGTGAAGTACTCGTCCTCCTCAAGGATGATCTGCAAAAAACGATCAAGGATTTAACGAGAAACAAACAATGGGAAAAAGAAAACTAATTGAAACACATCTAATATTGCAATGTATTTTCAAGAGAAATTGGTTTGACTACCAAACGTGTTGCTAGAAAACATTCAGCTGGTTGAACCAGTTTATATGGTTGGAcaaagacacgaagttgatgagtgtgtatttatatacacatagatGTATAGATATACCTCCTTGGAAGCGCCGGTGGTGGTTCCACGTTTGTAGGTGTGGGAATTACCGTTAAGAATGTAGGTAATCTCCAACCCCACAATGTTATCTCCGTAATAGATTCGAAGTTTGGTAATGTGGTCGGCTTGTCCCATATCCCACGCATTCCCTCCGTTGCCACCCCATGGCCCCACCTTCACCATTCTCCCCTGCGTGCATCAGAATAAACACCACATGTCATCCATCCATCTATGTTGTAGTATACGAGCAAGTGTAGTTGAAGAAGTGAGAAAAGGGATGGAATTTTGAAGACTAACAACGCCACTCACCATATTAGCAGCAACTGAGAATAATGAATGGACGCGCACACTCCCTTGGCGGCAGAAGATGCTATTGCAGGACTTGGTGCTGGGAAGGGCATTGGatgagggtatttatagcccaCCAGTCTAGTTTggataagtatgagctgatgtatACATACAGCAAGGAAGAATTGCACCCCCCACCACCACCGTCCTAAAATCTCACGGAAACGTGAAACATGCATATACCgtgctcttccttttttttattgctttCATGCAGTGCAATTAATTGTTTGATAGGAACGAGATGCGAGGACTTCCGACGCAGTCGGTGAGTAAATATGATAAACTTGAACACGGTGGCCGGATGGTTGAGCCCAACAGCACCACTATCTCCTTCCATTGCCTCAGACGACGAGCTCCATCTACATCTTGTCCTTGTGGATAACCTCCAATTATAAGGAAACATGGATTTGGTGGTCGGCCGCCACGTCTCCTTCCTTCAGATGAGAAAGGACGGGCTCCATTTTCCACCGCCTGCCCGCTTAGTGCTTAGAGCCTCTAACTTCTTCGTCTCGTACTTGTCATGACAGAAGCATGCCCATTATTGTCACCAAGGTGAGGTGTGGTTAGGAAAATTATCTATCAAGAAAATAACTTTGATTATTTCTTATTGACACCTCTAATATTATTTTGAACATACAAATCCTAATCGATAAAGAattgtttttaaatataattttcagttaTCTAAGGAATATGAATTCTATTATTAAATGGCGAGGAGCCTGATCTCCTGACTTAATAATATTTTGGTTCACTCTAATGTGAACTATATCATTTATTTCTATCATCATTACTAAAGTTTAAGTTTTTTtcgaagaaaaataatatatagactctaaaataaaaatcaatcctaGCAGAAGCAAGTATTGAAATAAAGTATTAGATGTCATAACTAGGTAAAGAGAGTTACGCGCTCATGCGTATAAAATCTGGTATATTTTGAAGATGTTAGATGACGAACCTAGTAAATATTTTGACTCTTTATAGCAAATATACCAAATCAAATCTCATCGTCGCCACTTACAtttgcaaagaaaaagaaaaaacattgtgACAATGACTGTATGAATGAGAAAGTATTGGTACAAGAGTTATGGGTTTGTATTTGAATACAAGTTACATTAGCTTGTAGTGGCCCTAGAGAACTCAAAATGAGATCCTTTATGCTCACACTACTCAGTTCCCCAacttttcttttccataaaatCATGACATGCATTTTGGCTAATGACAGGGTTCATAAACTTGAGAGGTCTATTCAACGGATAAGTTATATATAAATTGAATGGACAAAATCTTGTCAAGGATGGTTCAAACTAAATTGTGATGGTCCGTTTAATGGAATAGATGGCGGTTTAGGATATGTTTTGCATGATTTGCTACCCGTATTATCTTTATTGGTGATaggtaaatataataaaaaggcaTTACGTCATATGAAGCGTCGTGGTGATCCAGGAGGGTTCGAAAGCGGCTTCACGAAATGATGCTATTTGGCGTATCGTCATAAAATCGAATTTTGAATTCATCGTACAAATTCAATGCAACTTCATTGTACCATGGACACTTCACAGTCCGGTCACTGACATTAAATATTTGTTACATAATTTCGAGGACTACAAGTTTATACCCGTACATAAGGAGCATAACCGGGTGGCTATTCGGTTGGCCAATCACTCTGGAGGAATAAAATCTTCCTCATTTTAAAAGAAGGGAGTGACCCATGGAATATTTTATGCTCGTTGATTGGATATCCGAGAATAAATAAGTATTAGACattcttaaaaatt comes from the Musa acuminata AAA Group cultivar baxijiao chromosome BXJ1-10, Cavendish_Baxijiao_AAA, whole genome shotgun sequence genome and includes:
- the LOC135586336 gene encoding jacalin-related lectin 19-like — protein: MVKVGPWGGNGGNAWDMGQADHITKLRIYYGDNIVGLEITYILNGNSHTYKRGTTTGASKEIILEEDEYFTSISGYFHALSNYQRHAIVMLLTLDTNKGASISVGNKTGTSFALTLEEGSRILGFFGRAGTAIDAIGIHCSLPN